TCTGCTGCGAGAGTGTTTGCATCTCCCTGGCCATCGCACGCAACTCAGGCAGGGCtttgagcgcgagctggtcgcTGGACACGTTCgccaggtgctcgacgcggtccATGTCCACAGCAGGCGCGGGACCGCCAAgctctcgtcgccggcgctcgccccagctctcggcgggcgcggcaggctcggcgggcggcgcgggcgcgcgctcggcaggcgcagcagcgctcTCTTGCGGCACAGGACCCCCTTTGGACGGCTCCACGTGCAGCTCGAGTGGCGGAAGGGgggcggagcgcgaccaTGCCGGCTGGTGCACTTCGTCGAGATTGATGGggatgccgagcgagaTGAGGTGCTGTCGCCTTGTCACAGACCGCGTCCAGTccagcggcgtgctgggGATCGGCAGGGGggcctgcagctcgcggaagAGCGTGCGGCTCTTGTCGTTCGAGAGCACTTGCGACAGCCCTTCAATCTGACGCAGGCCTTCGTGCGACACATTGCTCTCGACGTCGGACGCGGGCACGGCCGAGGCATCCGTATATTCCGCAGGAAGCAGGTTTTGGATCGTCgtacgcagcgcatccagcGACGACTCCGCGTCCACACATGCAtactgcggcgcaggcgacgcgggcgcgggcggaggcgcagcggcaggcGGGGGGGCTGCGACGGGCGTCGCCTCGACAAAGTCGTCGCCGAattcgtcgtcgtcaaagTCGCCAAAGTCGTCGTCTTGCACGGAAAGCGACTGCATCGGCGCATCGACCGCAGCAGCTAGCTCGGTGGGCTCGAAAGACACTGGAGGCGCGTCCGCCTCTTTTGCATcggccgtcgcggccggTTCGGGGTCAGCAGGTGCTGTGGCCGCGGGCGCAGCCAGGGCCTCggtcggcgcaggcgcgcttGCCTCGGCCGGCACGCCCAGCGGTACCTCGGTCGGGTCCTGTGTCGCTTCCACCTCTGCCTCTGCACTGGGCTCTATTGCTGGAGCGGCATGCGCGTCGGTGCCGTGCACGGCATGCTCAGTATGCGCCCCCGCGGTTTCCCCGTCGGCCCCGTCGTCCCATTCGTCCCATCCATCGTCCTTGACGgtctcgtcgccgtccgGCACACGTGTTTTCTTCTCATACTCGTCCACCTCAGCATCGTGGAACTCATCCGCATCCGCGTGCGACGCTTCGTCGCCGCTCagcgacgcagctcgctTCGCGTCCATCGCCGTCGGAGAAAAGTGGAGGCGATCCGGGGCGCGCTTTCGTGTGGAGGATAGGCGTAGATACGATGCCGTACGATCCCTACGCGAAGCGCGACCTTATCGGCTACGGCCAGACGCTGCCCCAGGCCCAGTGGCCCGGAAATGCGCGAGTCTGCATTTCCTTTGTGGTAAACTACGAAGAAGGCGGCGAAAACACGCTGCTGAACGGCGATGCAGGCGCCGAAGTGTATCTGACCGAGTACGGCGCACCGACCGGCCCTGCGCCGAATGGCCTGCGCAACCTGTCGGTGGAGAGTTCGTACGAGTATGGATCGCGCCGTGGGTTCTGGCGGCTGATGGACCTCTTTAAAAAGTTCGACTACCCCTTTACCTCGTGGGCCGTCGGACGTGCCGTCGAGCAGAACCCCGCGGCGGTTGCGGCGATGGaggatgcgcgcggcgaggtcgcgAGCCACTCGTACCGCTGGATCAACTATGTCCAGGTGCctgaggacgaggagcgtgcgcacatCAACAAGGCGATAGACGCGATCCACGACGCAAGCCCCTCGGGCGCGTATCCCTTGGGATGGTACACCGGCCGCCAGTCGCTCaacacgcgccgcctggtGTACGAAGAGTACAAGAAGCGTGGCCTGCATACCAAGCTGTATGATTCGGATGcgtacgacgacgacgtgccgTACTATGTGCCG
This sequence is a window from Malassezia japonica chromosome 5, complete sequence. Protein-coding genes within it:
- a CDS encoding uncharacterized protein (COG:G; EggNog:ENOG503NWSY) produces the protein MPYDPYAKRDLIGYGQTLPQAQWPGNARVCISFVVNYEEGGENTLLNGDAGAEVYLTEYGAPTGPAPNGLRNLSVESSYEYGSRRGFWRLMDLFKKFDYPFTSWAVGRAVEQNPAAVAAMEDARGEVASHSYRWINYVQVPEDEERAHINKAIDAIHDASPSGAYPLGWYTGRQSLNTRRLVYEEYKKRGLHTKLYDSDAYDDDVPYYVPAPDGTPNEHLLVIPYTLDVNDMKFANTPGFFNSDSFYQYMVDSLETLLLEGDEAPRMMTVGLHCRIVGRPGRACALRKFLEYVQRKDAELRATGGGIWVATRGEIAEHWRSVHPPL
- a CDS encoding uncharacterized protein (EggNog:ENOG503NY46; COG:S); amino-acid sequence: MDAKRAASLSGDEASHADADEFHDAEVDEYEKKTRVPDGDETVKDDGWDEWDDGADGETAGAHTEHAVHGTDAHAAPAIEPSAEAEVEATQDPTEVPLGVPAEASAPAPTEALAAPAATAPADPEPAATADAKEADAPPVSFEPTELAAAVDAPMQSLSVQDDDFGDFDDDEFGDDFVEATPVAAPPPAAAPPPAPASPAPQYACVDAESSLDALRTTIQNLLPAEYTDASAVPASDVESNVSHEGLRQIEGLSQVLSNDKSRTLFRELQAPLPIPSTPLDWTRSVTRRQHLISLGIPINLDEVHQPAWSRSAPLPPLELHVEPSKGGPVPQESAAAPAERAPAPPAEPAAPAESWGERRRRELGGPAPAVDMDRVEHLANVSSDQLALKALPELRAMAREMQTLSQQTSDLLAHHLMIREAFNADAEVYNATIRELVAGASNKLATKKTEKRGLLSRASSLRRSRPSTPSEGT